In Chiloscyllium plagiosum isolate BGI_BamShark_2017 chromosome 18, ASM401019v2, whole genome shotgun sequence, a single genomic region encodes these proteins:
- the LOC122559077 gene encoding PRA1 family protein 3-like: MEVQFAPLRPWDDFILGSARFAQPDFRDLTKWNNRVISNLLYYQSNYLVMAICIFVVIGFLSPLEIILGGAVVVLIFMGSMWASENKAAIGHFKRRYPTTFVLSILLMSYFFISIVGGVMVFLFGITLPLLLMFVHASLRLRNLKNKIENKMEEVGLKKSPMGIFLNALGQEQEHLSKFADMLAAQSKDK; encoded by the exons ATGGAAGTGCAGTTCGCTCCCTTAAGACCTTGGGATGATTTCATTTTGGGTTCAGCCCGTTTCGCCCAGCCGGATTTTCGAGATTTAACAAAATGGAACAACCGAGTGATCAGCAACCTGCTCTATTACCAGAGTAACTACTTGGTCATGGCTATCTGCATCTTTGTAGTGATCGG GTTTCTGAGCCCCTTGGAGATCATCCTTGGAGGAGCAGTGGTAGTACTGATATTCATGGGTTCCATGTGGGCTTCGGAAAATAAAGCGGCTATTGGTCATTTCAAGCGTCGGTACCCAACAACGTTTGTCTTGAGCATCTTGCTGATGAGTTactttttcatttccattgtcgGGGGAGTGATGGTTTTCTTGTTTGGAATCACTTTGCCATTGCTTT TGATGTTTGTACATGCTTCTCTGAGGCTTCGTAACTTAAAGAACAAGATCGAAAAcaagatggaagaggttggactGAAGAAGAGCCCCATGGGTATTTTTCTGAATGcacttggtcaggaacaggaacatctctctaaatttgcagatatgTTGGCAGCTCAAAGCAAAGACAAATAA